The proteins below are encoded in one region of Micromonospora sp. DSM 45708:
- a CDS encoding glycosyltransferase gives MRVALLTTTQHGHLNPYVPVVNALRAAGGEVTLLLLSADGGMLDDQRRRALGTTPVQVIGKVEMAPWSDDPAKIGAMLQASPVADQTADALRATAPDFVLVDSLPVTASAMVGTEASGIPYGMIWANLGGVCPREHRRGRWAYDEQVGDYLTRHGVRWSTRTHSARSPILNLMPTIPALVGNDGVTDDGVQLIGLPGAAGSRGDEVAFAGLDRIDPGRPVVYVSFGTIFYRRPDLLRTVITGAAATGAQVIAAVGDLAEDLALPDDVLAAPYLPQREVLERADVFVTHGGYNSVAESIRAATPMLVIPLAVDQPVQAHFVGRAGFGTALAPADVTARAVTDAVTDLLDPARDYRARLRAAQPECGDSAARTAELVIDTVGTLRREEER, from the coding sequence ATGCGCGTCGCCCTCCTGACCACGACGCAGCACGGTCATCTGAACCCGTACGTTCCGGTGGTCAACGCACTCCGCGCCGCCGGCGGCGAGGTCACGCTGCTGCTGTTGTCAGCGGACGGGGGCATGCTCGACGACCAGCGTCGCCGGGCCCTCGGCACCACGCCGGTCCAGGTGATCGGAAAGGTCGAGATGGCACCGTGGAGCGACGATCCGGCGAAGATCGGCGCGATGCTCCAGGCGTCCCCGGTGGCGGACCAGACGGCCGACGCGCTGCGCGCGACGGCGCCGGACTTCGTGCTCGTCGACTCGCTGCCGGTCACCGCGTCGGCCATGGTCGGCACCGAGGCGTCCGGCATTCCCTACGGGATGATCTGGGCCAACCTGGGTGGCGTCTGCCCGCGCGAACACCGACGGGGACGCTGGGCCTACGACGAGCAGGTCGGCGACTATCTGACCCGGCACGGGGTGCGGTGGTCGACCCGGACCCATTCGGCGCGATCGCCGATTCTCAATCTGATGCCGACGATTCCCGCGCTCGTCGGAAACGACGGCGTGACCGACGACGGTGTGCAGCTGATCGGGTTGCCGGGGGCGGCGGGAAGCCGCGGCGACGAGGTCGCCTTCGCGGGCCTCGACCGGATCGATCCGGGCCGTCCGGTGGTGTATGTCTCCTTCGGCACGATCTTCTACCGGCGACCCGACCTGCTGCGCACGGTCATCACCGGGGCGGCGGCGACCGGCGCCCAGGTGATCGCCGCGGTCGGCGACCTCGCCGAGGACCTCGCGCTGCCCGACGACGTGCTCGCCGCCCCGTACCTGCCGCAGCGTGAGGTGCTCGAACGCGCCGACGTGTTCGTCACCCACGGCGGGTACAACTCCGTGGCCGAGTCGATCCGGGCGGCGACACCGATGCTGGTGATCCCGCTGGCGGTGGATCAGCCGGTGCAGGCGCACTTCGTGGGCCGCGCGGGCTTCGGGACGGCGTTGGCGCCGGCCGACGTCACCGCGCGGGCGGTCACCGACGCCGTCACCGACCTGCTCGACCCCGCCCGGGACTACCGGGCCCGGCTGCGCGCCGCACAGCCGGAGTGCGGCGACTCCGCCGCGCGGACCGCGGAGCTGGTCATCGACACGGTCGGGACGCTACGGCGCGAGGAGGAGCGGTGA
- a CDS encoding flavodoxin family protein, which produces MKIVALSCTQKRLPSVTDALLEAAITGVVREVDGAEIQRIRLIDHRIAMCEGEDTCLDPEVGRCPIDDDFAHVVRLAEGAQAMLLAMPVYAGNVPAVLKIFQERLKSFMNARHRPFGNLTVGTIVHSRTMLTEPALGALFPWYLRLRNRNVASACFTRNDHQDLTRTAAYDMCVAVGRQLGLTLAGSRSPADERTLLPVVQSPARPRCGDPSVSSPGT; this is translated from the coding sequence ATGAAGATCGTTGCGTTGTCCTGCACCCAGAAGCGCCTGCCGTCGGTGACCGACGCGTTGCTGGAGGCAGCGATCACCGGCGTCGTCCGGGAGGTCGACGGCGCGGAGATCCAGCGGATCCGGTTGATCGACCATCGCATCGCCATGTGCGAGGGCGAGGACACCTGTCTCGATCCCGAGGTGGGCCGGTGCCCGATCGACGACGACTTCGCGCACGTCGTACGGCTGGCCGAGGGTGCGCAGGCGATGCTGCTCGCCATGCCGGTGTACGCGGGGAACGTCCCCGCGGTGCTGAAGATCTTCCAGGAGCGCCTGAAGAGCTTCATGAACGCCCGGCACCGACCGTTCGGCAACCTGACGGTCGGGACCATCGTGCATTCGCGCACCATGCTGACCGAGCCGGCTCTGGGCGCGTTGTTCCCGTGGTACCTGCGGCTGCGCAACAGGAACGTGGCGTCGGCCTGCTTCACCCGCAACGATCATCAGGACCTGACCCGCACCGCGGCGTACGACATGTGTGTGGCGGTGGGCCGGCAACTCGGCCTGACGCTCGCCGGCAGCCGGTCGCCGGCCGACGAGCGCACGCTGCTGCCGGTGGTTCAGTCGCCGGCTCGTCCGCGGTGCGGCGACCCGTCCGTCTCCTCGCCCGGGACGTGA
- a CDS encoding MFS transporter encodes MLGLGLVLPVLPVYAATFGAGPARIGALVALFALMRLVASPFCGRLGVRFGERRVLVAGLLLCAVSSALTANASSYGQLLVFRGLGGVGSVLFSVSALAMLLAVAPADRRGRASAVFEAGFLLGGICGPALGGLLALVTLATPFLAYAAMLLAAAVLTPALLRTGRTAGAEPGRAVIGLPALLRDRRYVVACLAALAQGWVLFGLRSALVPTLVVVAWRHDVSWVGWAFTLSAAVQALLIMPAGRMVDRAGRRTAMIAGTGVAAASVTALAFVDRYAWLVALLCVYAAGSALLNAAPAALVGDVVAGRAGSGVAGFSMCTDLGAVAGPVVVGLVAERVNVPAAFASGAALLAVAFVASCTLTTVRPTRRS; translated from the coding sequence ATGTTGGGCCTGGGGCTGGTGCTCCCGGTGCTCCCGGTGTACGCGGCGACGTTCGGGGCGGGACCGGCCCGGATCGGCGCGCTCGTCGCCCTGTTCGCGCTGATGCGGCTGGTCGCCAGCCCGTTCTGCGGCCGGTTGGGCGTGCGTTTCGGGGAGCGGCGGGTCCTCGTCGCCGGCCTGCTGCTCTGTGCGGTCTCCTCGGCGCTGACCGCGAACGCCTCGTCCTACGGGCAACTGCTCGTGTTCCGGGGCCTCGGCGGCGTCGGCTCGGTGCTGTTCTCGGTGTCCGCGCTGGCGATGCTCCTGGCGGTCGCGCCCGCCGACCGACGGGGACGGGCCAGCGCCGTGTTCGAGGCGGGCTTCCTGCTCGGCGGGATCTGCGGACCGGCGCTGGGCGGGCTCCTCGCGCTCGTCACCCTCGCCACGCCGTTCCTGGCGTACGCCGCGATGTTGCTGGCCGCCGCGGTGCTGACACCGGCGCTGCTGCGCACCGGCCGGACCGCCGGCGCGGAGCCCGGCCGGGCGGTGATCGGACTACCGGCGCTGCTGCGGGACCGACGCTACGTGGTGGCCTGCCTCGCCGCGCTGGCGCAGGGCTGGGTCCTGTTCGGACTGCGCAGCGCACTGGTCCCCACGCTGGTGGTGGTGGCGTGGCGACACGACGTGTCGTGGGTGGGGTGGGCGTTCACCCTGTCCGCCGCCGTCCAGGCGCTGCTGATCATGCCGGCCGGCCGGATGGTCGACCGGGCCGGCCGCCGGACCGCCATGATCGCCGGCACCGGTGTGGCGGCGGCCTCCGTCACCGCCCTGGCGTTCGTCGACCGGTACGCCTGGCTCGTCGCGCTGCTCTGCGTGTACGCCGCGGGATCGGCGCTGCTCAACGCCGCGCCGGCCGCGCTGGTCGGTGACGTCGTGGCCGGCCGGGCCGGCAGCGGCGTCGCCGGCTTCTCGATGTGCACCGACCTCGGCGCCGTGGCCGGACCGGTCGTCGTGGGGCTCGTCGCCGAGCGGGTGAACGTTCCGGCCGCCTTCGCCAGCGGCGCCGCGCTGCTGGCCGTCGCCTTCGTGGCGTCGTGCACGTTGACCACCGTTCGTCCGACCCGAAGGAGTTGA
- a CDS encoding aromatic-ring-hydroxylating dioxygenase subunit beta: MTIELTVDESAQVRLWHRVNQFLFREARLLDEWRLREWYDEMLTDDIRYRVPATDVRDEGANVLGLIDDDAARLRQRIDQLLNGEVWCENPRSRTNRLISNVEILTDRGTHLDVAANVVVHRFGHGRSDAYVGKYRFELVVEGGSFRARRRVVVLDHETLVEHGKLSIIL, translated from the coding sequence ATGACCATCGAACTGACCGTCGACGAATCGGCCCAGGTGCGGTTGTGGCACCGGGTCAACCAGTTCCTCTTCCGGGAGGCGCGACTGCTCGACGAGTGGCGCCTGCGCGAGTGGTACGACGAGATGCTGACCGACGACATCCGCTACCGGGTGCCGGCCACCGACGTCCGCGACGAGGGGGCGAACGTGCTCGGGCTCATCGACGACGACGCCGCCCGCCTGCGCCAGCGCATCGACCAGCTCCTCAACGGCGAGGTGTGGTGCGAGAACCCGCGGTCGCGGACGAACCGGCTGATCAGCAACGTGGAGATCCTGACCGACCGGGGCACCCACCTCGACGTGGCGGCGAATGTCGTCGTACACCGGTTCGGGCACGGGCGCTCCGACGCCTACGTCGGAAAGTACCGGTTCGAGCTCGTCGTCGAGGGCGGGTCGTTCCGGGCCCGGCGACGGGTCGTGGTGCTGGACCACGAGACGCTGGTCGAGCACGGAAAGCTCAGCATCATCCTGTGA
- a CDS encoding aromatic ring-hydroxylating oxygenase subunit alpha, with the protein MTTEPRRPAGDPIVIDDRERHSFLVDRRAYTDGELAAQEMTRIFDRCWLYVGHESEVPGPGSYVARDVGGRPVVMARGSDGVIRVFANSCPHRGALICSEPAGQARSFRCPYHDWTFSNRGDLVGVPIPDGYGPGFRKADHGLTQHRADAYRGFVFVTFDPRQRRTLTEYLAGATEYLDLIDDQSEVGMEVIQGAQLHGARANWKLMMENSVDIYHFRALHKRYVGYMESLGSVPPRRRGGFGCALGLGHGANELPPAAARPLAYWTPMFSPDVRPRIEATAAGFVDRFGAERAERITGTNRALLIFPNLMIIDAIAITIRKIDPIAPDRMAITSVALAPKDEDPDIRELRKSHYLTFLGPAGFATPDDIEIIESCQRGYLNRSVRYSDLSRGMDKAVPETTDELPAREFWRQWDRLMHGDDDHHEFARPAERQGAAPR; encoded by the coding sequence GTGACGACCGAGCCGCGGCGACCGGCGGGCGACCCGATCGTGATCGACGACCGGGAGCGCCACTCCTTCCTGGTGGATCGCCGCGCCTACACCGACGGCGAGCTGGCCGCGCAGGAGATGACCAGGATCTTCGACCGCTGCTGGTTGTACGTCGGACACGAGTCGGAGGTGCCCGGACCGGGCTCCTACGTGGCACGTGACGTCGGCGGGCGACCGGTGGTCATGGCGCGCGGGTCCGACGGCGTGATCCGGGTGTTCGCGAACAGCTGCCCGCACCGCGGGGCGCTGATCTGCTCGGAGCCGGCCGGGCAGGCCAGGTCGTTCCGGTGCCCCTATCACGACTGGACGTTCTCCAACCGGGGCGACCTGGTCGGGGTCCCGATCCCGGACGGGTACGGGCCGGGCTTCCGAAAGGCTGACCACGGTCTCACGCAGCACCGTGCTGACGCCTACCGCGGATTCGTGTTCGTCACCTTCGACCCGCGACAGCGGCGCACCCTGACCGAGTACCTGGCGGGCGCGACGGAGTACCTCGATCTGATCGACGACCAGTCCGAGGTCGGGATGGAGGTGATCCAGGGCGCGCAGCTCCACGGCGCGCGGGCCAACTGGAAGCTCATGATGGAGAACAGCGTCGACATCTACCACTTCCGGGCCCTGCACAAGCGTTACGTCGGCTACATGGAGTCGCTGGGGTCGGTGCCACCACGACGGCGAGGCGGCTTCGGCTGCGCCCTCGGGCTGGGACACGGCGCCAACGAGCTGCCACCGGCGGCGGCCCGCCCGCTCGCGTACTGGACGCCGATGTTCAGCCCGGACGTCCGGCCGCGGATCGAGGCGACGGCCGCAGGGTTCGTCGACCGGTTCGGCGCCGAGCGCGCCGAGCGGATCACCGGCACCAACCGCGCGCTGCTGATCTTCCCCAACTTGATGATCATCGACGCGATCGCGATCACGATCCGCAAGATCGACCCGATCGCCCCCGATCGGATGGCCATCACCTCGGTCGCGCTGGCCCCGAAGGACGAGGATCCGGACATCCGGGAACTCCGCAAGAGTCACTACCTGACGTTCCTCGGCCCCGCCGGCTTCGCCACCCCCGACGACATCGAGATCATCGAGTCGTGCCAGCGGGGTTACCTCAACCGGTCGGTCCGCTACTCGGACCTGTCACGCGGTATGGACAAGGCCGTACCGGAGACGACCGACGAGCTTCCCGCCCGTGAGTTCTGGCGGCAGTGGGATCGGCTGATGCACGGCGACGACGACCACCACGAGTTCGCTCGGCCGGCGGAGCGGCAGGGGGCAGCACCGCGATGA
- a CDS encoding VWD domain-containing protein has translation MRWMVRLTAGLAVLVTALAAGAASAAAPPADDGLGLTLRPPTADYRVGDQVRLDLTVTNSTGSACALPTSAVGTAQITGVRRDGRDLTPTLARSFHDDGIAAAATAGLTTVEPGATATVTLTGVRLHDGDAPGDVVLRSVAATGDGGGLDSLWPVGAPGRYEVTAGYVPLPVAGVTNACPGATALRAAAFTVGGTGGPGHRWLRPAAGALLLVVLLVALIVVWRLRRRPTAAAVALLLVAAGALVGDARPARADYSVDPTAGVPVSGVDFQAAVDGCLAGFALPGGDPAGLLPRLKDRKAPTVRIIPTPGGSGAFETPDSAGGKGSSTVTWNPTSTDPYEDGVAREPCAALYHELNHADDISRDAVPSGQCGSTGIPTAEVKATLAENRYRAAKGLPPRTQYKGNPLPKSLDECRKPAKKTPPPKGPVKLCEDGADCGGSNGDPHLVTFDRVAYDFQAVGEFTLVAATGGDPLEVQVRQVPMAGTRTASVNSAVAFRVGGHRVALTLTDGVTRVDVDGRPLAAPPERTDLAGGGNLTRRPSDTGGTDGYDVTWPDGSAAAVDQIGRYGYRVLVRLADGRAGKVRGLLGDFDGDPADDIAPASGAALAQPAPFAALYPAYADSWRITADRSLFRYADGEDTGTFTDRSFPEREVTAGDLDPARRAAAEQVCRWAGVTAPGPLAECVFDVAVSGRPEFAVAGASTELLAPPAGTPISAAPIAAASLTPGGAPLTFTGRAGDAVFVDVTAPGVADRCSPYVLTDPGGREIASGCNVQGVGYVDRVDLTTTGRYALRVTAADGDTGRAAVRVYAPRDSDGTLRPNGPTVTASIVQPGARARYRFTARAGERAYVEVPGSTLPDQCSPLELRDPAGQLLSSGCVVNGVGEVDGTLLPVDGTYTVLVDPVERGTGTATLRLVTGRDRDGTVRVGGPPVVAGTDRPGAVTGYRFTAAAGTSVTVTATAATLPDQCGVLVLRAPDGSTLATGCVINGAGGIDATTLPAAGEYTLSVDPSGAATGEVTLAVR, from the coding sequence ATGAGGTGGATGGTGCGACTCACGGCGGGGCTCGCCGTACTGGTGACGGCCCTGGCAGCCGGCGCGGCGAGCGCCGCCGCGCCGCCCGCCGACGACGGCCTCGGCCTGACCCTGCGCCCGCCGACGGCGGACTACCGCGTCGGCGACCAGGTCCGCCTGGACCTCACGGTTACGAACTCCACCGGGTCGGCCTGCGCGCTGCCCACCAGCGCCGTCGGCACCGCCCAGATCACCGGGGTACGCCGGGACGGCCGCGACCTCACGCCGACGCTCGCCCGCAGTTTCCACGACGACGGCATCGCGGCGGCGGCCACCGCCGGCCTGACCACCGTCGAACCCGGCGCCACCGCGACCGTGACGCTGACCGGCGTCCGGCTGCACGACGGCGACGCGCCCGGCGACGTGGTGCTCCGGTCGGTGGCCGCCACCGGGGACGGCGGTGGCCTGGACTCGCTCTGGCCGGTCGGCGCCCCCGGCCGCTACGAGGTCACGGCCGGCTACGTGCCGCTGCCGGTCGCCGGCGTGACGAACGCCTGTCCGGGCGCGACGGCGCTGCGGGCCGCCGCGTTCACGGTCGGCGGCACCGGCGGGCCCGGACACCGCTGGCTCCGGCCGGCCGCCGGTGCGCTGCTGTTGGTGGTGCTGCTCGTCGCGCTGATCGTGGTGTGGCGGCTCCGTCGCCGGCCGACCGCCGCCGCCGTGGCGCTGCTGCTGGTGGCCGCCGGTGCGCTGGTCGGCGACGCCCGGCCGGCACGGGCCGACTACTCGGTCGACCCCACCGCCGGCGTGCCGGTCAGCGGCGTCGACTTCCAGGCCGCGGTCGACGGCTGCCTGGCCGGGTTCGCGCTGCCCGGCGGGGACCCGGCCGGCCTGCTGCCCCGGCTGAAGGACCGGAAGGCGCCGACGGTGCGGATCATCCCCACCCCGGGCGGCTCGGGCGCGTTCGAGACGCCGGACAGCGCCGGCGGCAAGGGCTCGTCCACCGTCACCTGGAACCCCACCTCCACCGACCCGTACGAGGACGGGGTGGCCCGGGAGCCCTGCGCCGCGCTCTACCACGAGCTGAACCACGCCGACGACATCTCCCGGGACGCGGTCCCGTCGGGCCAGTGCGGCAGCACCGGGATTCCCACCGCGGAGGTGAAGGCGACGCTCGCGGAGAACCGCTACCGGGCGGCGAAGGGCCTGCCACCGCGTACGCAGTACAAGGGAAACCCGCTGCCGAAGAGCCTCGACGAGTGCAGGAAGCCGGCGAAGAAGACACCGCCGCCGAAGGGGCCCGTGAAGCTCTGCGAGGACGGGGCGGACTGCGGCGGCAGCAACGGCGACCCGCACCTGGTCACCTTCGACCGGGTCGCCTACGACTTCCAGGCGGTGGGCGAGTTCACGCTGGTCGCCGCCACCGGTGGCGACCCGCTGGAGGTGCAGGTCCGGCAGGTGCCGATGGCCGGCACCCGTACCGCCTCGGTCAACTCGGCGGTCGCGTTCCGGGTCGGCGGCCACCGCGTCGCGCTCACCCTCACCGACGGCGTCACCCGGGTCGACGTCGACGGCCGCCCGCTCGCCGCGCCACCGGAGCGCACCGACCTGGCCGGTGGCGGGAACCTGACCCGCCGTCCGTCCGACACCGGCGGCACCGACGGGTACGACGTCACCTGGCCGGACGGGTCCGCCGCCGCTGTCGACCAGATCGGCCGCTACGGCTACCGGGTGCTGGTGCGGCTCGCCGACGGCCGCGCCGGGAAGGTCCGTGGCCTGCTGGGCGACTTCGACGGCGACCCGGCCGACGACATCGCGCCCGCCTCCGGCGCCGCCCTCGCCCAGCCCGCCCCGTTCGCGGCGCTCTACCCGGCGTACGCGGACAGTTGGCGGATCACCGCGGACCGCTCGCTGTTCCGCTACGCCGACGGCGAGGACACCGGCACGTTCACCGACCGGAGCTTCCCCGAGCGGGAGGTGACCGCCGGCGACCTCGACCCGGCCCGCCGCGCCGCCGCCGAGCAGGTCTGCCGGTGGGCCGGCGTCACCGCGCCCGGCCCGCTCGCCGAGTGCGTCTTCGACGTCGCCGTCAGCGGACGGCCCGAGTTCGCCGTCGCGGGCGCCAGCACCGAACTCCTCGCCCCGCCGGCCGGTACGCCGATCAGCGCCGCGCCGATCGCCGCCGCCAGCCTCACGCCCGGCGGTGCGCCACTGACGTTCACCGGCCGCGCCGGGGACGCCGTCTTCGTCGACGTCACCGCGCCCGGCGTCGCCGACCGCTGTTCGCCGTACGTGCTCACCGACCCGGGCGGGCGGGAGATCGCGAGCGGCTGCAACGTGCAGGGTGTCGGCTACGTCGACCGTGTCGACCTCACCACCACCGGCCGGTACGCGCTACGGGTCACCGCCGCCGACGGCGACACCGGTCGCGCCGCCGTGCGGGTCTACGCGCCCCGGGACAGCGACGGCACGCTGCGACCGAACGGCCCGACCGTGACCGCGTCGATCGTGCAGCCCGGCGCCCGGGCGCGGTACCGGTTCACCGCCCGGGCCGGGGAGCGGGCCTACGTCGAGGTGCCCGGCAGCACGCTGCCCGACCAGTGCTCCCCGCTGGAACTGCGGGACCCGGCGGGGCAACTGCTGAGCAGCGGCTGCGTCGTCAACGGCGTCGGCGAGGTCGACGGCACGCTCCTGCCCGTCGACGGGACGTACACCGTGCTTGTCGACCCGGTCGAACGCGGCACCGGCACGGCCACGCTGCGCCTGGTCACCGGCCGGGACCGGGACGGGACAGTCCGGGTGGGCGGGCCGCCGGTCGTCGCCGGGACCGACCGGCCCGGGGCGGTCACCGGTTACCGGTTCACCGCCGCCGCCGGCACGTCGGTGACGGTCACCGCGACCGCCGCGACGCTGCCCGACCAGTGCGGCGTGCTGGTGCTGCGCGCCCCGGACGGCAGCACGCTCGCCACCGGCTGCGTGATCAACGGGGCCGGCGGGATCGACGCGACCACCCTGCCGGCGGCCGGCGAGTACACGCTGTCGGTGGATCCGTCGGGGGCCGCGACCGGGGAGGTCACGCTGGCGGTGCGATGA
- a CDS encoding carboxymuconolactone decarboxylase family protein: MDQPADRHERGEAMFQQVFGREPRPGSYPEFLRITVDHLFGEIWTRPHLSVEERELVALTAVALARTDWELRGHIGAALHLGMSREKIVEVIIQLAYYGGWPVANNGLRVAQEVFAELDDATGRAA, translated from the coding sequence ATGGATCAGCCGGCTGACCGCCACGAGCGGGGTGAGGCCATGTTCCAGCAGGTCTTCGGACGTGAGCCGCGCCCGGGTTCCTACCCGGAGTTCCTGCGGATCACGGTCGACCACCTGTTCGGGGAGATCTGGACGCGCCCGCACCTGAGCGTCGAGGAGCGCGAACTGGTCGCGCTGACCGCGGTCGCGCTGGCCCGGACCGACTGGGAGCTGCGCGGGCACATCGGTGCCGCCCTGCACCTCGGGATGTCGCGGGAGAAGATCGTCGAAGTCATCATCCAGCTCGCCTACTACGGTGGCTGGCCGGTCGCCAACAACGGGCTGCGCGTGGCCCAGGAGGTCTTCGCCGAACTGGACGACGCCACCGGGAGGGCCGCGTGA
- a CDS encoding polysaccharide deacetylase family protein: MTPFPAGPTAAPTRSPRRPALVAAAAAALLTAVTSGLAVTAAPSMAAACTGYVALTFDDGPTPGNTTTLINTLKAAGVRATFFNVGQNAQSNPALVRAQRDAGMWIGNHSWTHPHMTQLSQAQMASEISQTQQAIQQATGEAPKLFRPPYLESNATLRAVEAQFGLTEINADVDSQDWNNASTDQIVQNAGRLQAGGSILMHDWPANTIAAIPRIVSNLASRGLCAGMISPATGRAVAPDGATPPPTTPPPTTLPPTTPPPTTPPPTTPPPSDPSGTCTATYRLVSSWTGGFQGEVTVSSTAAISGWTVRMTLAGGQSISNVWNGVATGASGSVSVRNAAYNGSLNAGGSTSFGFLANGSSSPAPSALTCSGA; encoded by the coding sequence ATGACACCCTTCCCGGCCGGACCGACGGCTGCCCCCACCCGATCCCCGCGTCGCCCCGCGCTGGTGGCAGCAGCCGCCGCCGCGCTGCTGACCGCCGTGACGTCCGGCCTGGCCGTCACCGCCGCGCCCTCGATGGCCGCCGCGTGCACCGGCTACGTGGCGCTGACCTTCGACGACGGGCCCACCCCGGGCAACACCACCACCCTGATCAACACCCTCAAGGCGGCCGGCGTACGGGCGACGTTCTTCAACGTCGGCCAGAACGCGCAGAGCAATCCGGCGCTGGTCCGGGCCCAGCGGGACGCCGGCATGTGGATCGGCAACCACAGTTGGACGCACCCGCACATGACGCAGCTCAGCCAGGCCCAGATGGCCTCGGAGATCTCCCAGACCCAGCAGGCGATCCAGCAGGCCACCGGCGAGGCCCCCAAGCTGTTCCGGCCGCCCTACCTGGAGTCCAACGCGACGCTGCGGGCGGTCGAGGCCCAGTTCGGGCTGACCGAGATCAACGCCGACGTGGACTCCCAGGACTGGAACAACGCCAGCACCGACCAGATCGTGCAGAACGCCGGCCGGCTCCAGGCCGGCGGGTCGATCCTGATGCACGACTGGCCGGCGAACACGATCGCGGCCATCCCCCGGATCGTCAGCAATCTCGCCAGTCGTGGCCTGTGCGCCGGCATGATCTCGCCGGCCACCGGCCGGGCGGTCGCCCCGGACGGCGCCACCCCACCGCCCACCACCCCACCGCCGACCACCCTGCCCCCCACCACGCCGCCCCCCACCACGCCGCCGCCGACCACCCCGCCGCCGTCGGACCCCTCGGGCACCTGCACCGCCACCTACCGCCTGGTCAGCAGTTGGACCGGCGGGTTCCAGGGCGAGGTGACCGTGAGCAGCACCGCGGCCATCAGCGGCTGGACGGTACGGATGACCCTGGCCGGCGGGCAGAGCATCAGCAACGTGTGGAACGGCGTGGCCACCGGCGCCAGCGGCTCGGTCAGCGTGCGCAACGCCGCCTACAACGGGTCCCTCAACGCCGGCGGGTCGACGAGCTTCGGCTTCCTCGCCAACGGCAGCAGCTCCCCGGCCCCGAGCGCGCTCACCTGCTCCGGCGCGTAG